A part of Aspergillus flavus chromosome 1, complete sequence genomic DNA contains:
- a CDS encoding putative beta-N-acetylhexosaminidase naga (unnamed protein product): protein MRISQICTVLSTVTSAVAVGVNPLPAPREISWGSSGPKSIAGELQLRTDSDSADGIVADAWNRAWETIVALRWVPAATEAPISSFEPFPTPTAGASKKSKRASNSLQYVNVQVKDIEADLQHGVDESYTLDVEEDSDTITINAETVWGALHAFTTLQQLVISDGHGGLIIEEPVNIKDSPLYPYRGIMLDTGRNFVSLPKIFEQLEGMSLSKLNVLHWHIDDAQSWPIWVDVYPEMVKDAYSPHEIYSRNDVRNIVNYARARGIRVIPEIDMPSHSSSGWKQVDPEMVTCTDSWWSNDDWPLHTAVEPNPGQLDIIYNKTYEVVGNVYKELSDIFPDHWFHVGGDEIQPNCFNFSTHVTKWFAEDPSRTYHDLAQYWVDHAVPIFQNYSQERRLVMWEDIALSADNAHDVPKNIVMQSWNNGLEYISNLTARGYDVIVSSSDFLYLDCGHGGFVTNDPRYNVMANPDANTPNFNYGGNGGSWCAPYKTWQRIYDYDFTLNLTETQAKHIVGATAPLWGEQVDDINVSSMFWPRAAALAELVWSGNRDANGNKRTTEMTQRILNFREYLVANGVQAQALVPKYCLQHPHACDLYRNQTAIQ from the coding sequence ATGCGGATCTCCCAGATCTGCACCGTGCTCTCCACGGTAACCTCAGCCGTCGCTGTTGGTGTAAATCCCTTGCCGGCGCCGCGTGAGATCTCCTGGGGTTCCTCCGGTCCCAAGTCCATCGCCGGagagctgcagctgcgcACCGACTCTGACTCGGCTGACGGGATTGTGGCCGATGCATGGAATCGTGCATGGGAGACCATAGTCGCCTTGCGATGGGTCCCCGCTGCTACGGAAGCTCCCATCTCCTCCTTCGAACCTTTCCCAACCCCCACAGCGGGCGCTTCCAAAAAGTCGAAGCGTGCCTCAAATTCACTGCAATATGTCAACGTACAAGTCAAAGACATTGAGGCCGATCTTCAGCACGGTGTTGATGAGTCTTACACGCTCgatgtggaggaggattCGGATACCATCACAATTAATGCTGAGACCGTTTGGGGTGCTCTGCATGCATTTACCACTCTTCAACAGCTGGTCATATCCGATGGCCATGGCGGTCTGATTATCGAAGAGCCAGTCAACATCAAAGATTCTCCACTTTATCCCTACCGTGGAATCATGCTTGATACTGGTCGTAACTTCGTCTCCCTGCCCAAAATATTCGAACAGCTGGAGGGCATGTCCCTTTCGAAACTCAACGTCTTGCACTGGCACATAGACGATGCGCAATCTTGGCCTATTTGGGTCGACGTTTATCCCGAGATGGTCAAAGATGCTTATTCGCCCCATGAGATTTACTCGCGCAATGATGTCCGCAACATTGTCAATTATGCTCGGGCTCGTGGTATTCGTGTGATTCCCGAAATCGACATGCCAAGTCACTCCTCGTCAGGCTGGAAGCAAGTTGACCCCGAAATGGTTACTTGCACAGATTCCTGGTGGTCCAATGATGACTGGCCTCTCCATACCGCGGTTGAGCCAAATCCAGGTCAGCTTGACATCATCTACAACAAGACTTACGAGGTCGTCGGCAATGTTTACAAGGAGCTGTCGGACATTTTCCCTGACCATTGGTTCCATGTCGGAGGAGACGAGATCCAACCTAACTGCTTCAATTTCAGTACCCACGTCACCAAGTGGTTTGCTGAGGATCCCTCGCGCACGTACCACGACCTGGCTCAATACTGGGTTGATCATGCCGTGCCTATTTTCCAGAACTACAGCCAAGAACGCCGTCTGGTTATGTGGGAGGACATTGCGCTGTCCGCGGATAATGCACATGATGTGCCCAAGAACATTGTAATGCAGAGCTGGAACAATGGTCTAGAGTACATCTCAAACTTGACCGCTAGAGGCTACGACGTCATCGTGTCTTCCTCTGACTTTCTGTACCTGGACTGTGGTCATGGAGGCTTTGTCACCAACGACCCGCGGTACAATGTGATGGCTAACCCAGATGCGAATACCCCTAACTTCAACTATGGGGGCAATGGAGGATCGTGGTGCGCCCCTTACAAAACCTGGCAACGTATCTACGACTACGACTTCACTCTCAACCTCACTGAGACGCAAGCTAAGCATATCGTTGGCGCAACCGCTCCTCTTTGGGGCGAGCaagttgatgatatcaacgTCTCTAGCATGTTCTGGCCTCGTGCTGCAGCTCTGGCAGAGCTAGTCTGGTCCGGAAACCGCGACGCTAATGGCAACAAGCGCACCACCGAGATGACACAGCGTATCCTTAACTTCCGTGAATACCTCGTTGCGAATGGTGTTCAGGCTCAAGCTCTGGTTCCGAAGTACTGCTTGCAACATCCTCATGCTTGCGATCTCTACCGTAACCAAACCGCAATTCAGTAA